In Prunus dulcis chromosome 1, ALMONDv2, whole genome shotgun sequence, the following are encoded in one genomic region:
- the LOC117614145 gene encoding protein WHAT'S THIS FACTOR 1 homolog, chloroplastic — translation MAWWRLLVSKTPTATPPPLLPNPNPNPNRLQLSLLLLQTSPFSTSFLITKTPKKFKKKRKKDESPRTKLVQTQPNLIPHFEHIVERDAHFRFLTKSRDFLSKQPHRVLRLDDAGKLHRELGFPRGRKIARSLQRHPLLFQTYRHVDNKMWIGFTEFMEDLLEQERVIVDSMESDRVNKVRKLLMMSANKRIPLSKIYHCRSLFGIPEDFRDRVSKYPNYFRTVIEEGGKRMLELVNWDPLLAMSTLEREFIVDEEKVKRAFRFPVKHGKDLGLEKEDERKLNLLNSLPLVSPYSDGSRLDLWTLEAEKYRVGVLHEFLSLTLEKRASIHHVVEFKEEFSLTKHTYQMLFKQPRTFYLAGTEMNWVVFLKDAYDQNGVLIEKDPQVVFNEKLYKYAEMKEMEQGCVDQWK, via the coding sequence ATGGCTTGGTGGCGCCTCCTCGTTTCCAAAACCCCCACCGCCACACCCCCACCTCTTCtcccaaacccaaaccctaaccctaatcGCCTGCAGctctccctcctcctcctccaaacCTCTCCATTCTCCACCTCCTTCCTCATCaccaaaacccccaaaaaatttaaaaaaaagcgcAAGAAAGACGAAAGCCCTCGAACGAAGCTCGTCCAGACCCAACCCAACCTCATCCCCCACTTCGAGCACATCGTCGAGCGCGATGCCCACTTCCGGTTCCTCACAAAATCCAGAGACTTCCTCTCCAAGCAGCCCCACCGCGTCCTCCGCCTCGACGACGCCGGCAAGCTCCACCGAGAACTCGGCTTCCCTCGCGGCCGGAAAATCGCCCGATCCCTCCAGCGCCACCCCCTCCTGTTCCAAACCTACCGCCATGTCGACAACAAAATGTGGATCGGCTTCACCGAGTTCATGGAAGATTTGCTCGAACAGGAACGAGTCATTGTCGACTCAATGGAATCCGACCGAGTTAACAAGGTTCGTAAATTGCTTATGATGTCCGCGAACAAGCGTATCCCTTTGAGTAAAATCTACCATTGCAGGTCCTTATTTGGAATCCCAGAAGATTTTCGGGACCGGGTTTCGAAgtaccctaattattttcgaACTGTGATTGAGGAAGGTGGGAAGAGAATGCTTGAATTGGTGAATTGGGATCCGTTGTTGGCGATGAGCACTTTGGAGAGGGAGTTTATTGTTGACgaggagaaagtgaagagGGCTTTCAGGTTTCCAGTGAAGCATGGGAAGGATTTGGGTTTGGAAAAAGAGGATGAGAGGAAATTGAACTTATTGAACTCGCTTCCTCTGGTTTCGCCGTATTCGGATGGGTCAAGATTGGACCTTTGGACTCTGGAAGCGGAGAAGTACAGAGTGGGAGTGTTGCATGAGTTTTTGAGCTTGACATTGGAGAAGAGGGCTTCTATACACCATGTTGTGGAGTTCAAGGAGGAGTTTAGTTTGACCAAGCATACTTATCAGATGCTTTTTAAGCAGCCCAGAACGTTTTATCTCGCGGGGACAGAGATGAATTGGGTTGTTTTCTTGAAAGATGCTTATGACCAAAATGGGGTTTTGATTGAGAAGGATCCGCAGGTGGTTTTCAATGAGAAGCTGTATAAGTATGCTGAAATGAAGGAAATGGAACAGGGTTGTGTTGATCAATGGAAATGA
- the LOC117628409 gene encoding probable pectin methyltransferase QUA2, translating to MSRPLHRGSSGAAGERISGSSNDFWDSQMKDKTDKEDLERRASSDNNSIAFRFPIRVLFPDSSPSKHGNTGNGLASDPLIASTPRSRHKLALLLLKLSLILIVILALTGSFWWTISISTTSRGRVYHGYRRLQQQLVSDLWHIGELSLGSSRLRDLDFCPQEFENHVPCFNVSENLALGLSDGNEYDRHCEYGMRQNCLVLPPVKYKIPLRWPTGRDVIWVANVKITAQEVLSSGSLTKRMMMLEEEQISFRSASLMFDGVEDYSHQIAEMIGLRNESNFIQAGVRTILDIGCGYGSFGAHLFSSQILTMCIANYEASGSQVQLTLERGLPAMIGSFTSKQLPYPSLSFDMLHCARCGIDWDQRDGILLIEVDRVLKPGGYFVWTSPITNAETFRRNKVNQKRWNLVHDFAENLCWEMLSQQDETVVWKKTSKRNCYSSRKPGSGPSICSKGHDVESPYYRPLQACIGGTQSRRWIPIEERTTWPSRANPNKSELAIYGLHPEELSEDAETWKMAVRNYWSLLSPLIFSDHPKRPGDEDPSPPYNMLRNVLDMNAHFGGFNSALLEAGKSVWVMNVVPSNGPNYLPLILDRGFVGVLHDWCEPFPTYPRTYDLVHAAGLLSLEVDHQRRCTILDLFTEIDRLLRPEGWVIIHDKAALVESARALTTGLKWDARVVEIESNSDEKLLICQKPFFKKQAN from the exons ATGTCCAGACCTCTGCATCGAGGTTCATCTGGGGCAGCGGGGGAACGGATCTCCGGGAGTAGCAATGATTTTTGGGACTCCCAAATGAAAGATAAAACAGATAAAGAAGATTTGGAAAGAAGAGCTTCTTCTGATAACAACAGTATTGCATTTAGGTTTCCTATTCGAGTACTTTTCCCAGACAGTTCTCCTTCCAAACATGGAAATACTGGAAACGGCCTTGCATCTGATCCTTTAATAGCCAGTACTCCTAGAAGTCGGCACAAGTTAGCGCTGCTACTGTTGAAGTTAAGTTTAATATTGATTGTTATTCTTGCTCTTACTGGATCCTTTTGGTGGACAATCTCCATCTCAACGACTTCAAGAGGTCGCGTATACCATGGTTATCGGCGACTCCAACAGCAACTTGTTTCCGATCTGTGGCATATTGGAGAGCTTTCTCTTGGTTCTTCAAGGTTGAGAGACTTGGACTTCTGTCCTCAGGAGTTTGAAAATCATGTTCCCTGCTTCAATGTTTCGGAGAATCTTGCCTTAGGTCTTTCTGATGGCAATGAATATGACCGGCATTGTGAGTATGGAATGAGGCAAAATTGTTTAGTTCTTCCACCTGTGAAGTACAAAATTCCTCTTAGGTGGCCTACTGGTAGAGATGTCATCTGGGTGGCAAATGTGAAAATAACTGCGCAGGAGGTACTTTCTTCTGGAAGCTTGACCAAGAG GATGATGATGTTGGAAGAAGAGCAAATTTCATTCCGTTCAGCCTCATTGATGTTTGATGGTGTTGAAGACTACTCTCATCAAATTGCAGAAATGATAGGGCTGAGAAATGAATCTAACTTTATACAAGCTGGG GTGAGAACCATCTTGGATATAGGGTGTGGTTATGGTAGTTTTGGAGCGCATCTCTTTTCCAGTCAGATCCTAACTATGTGCATTGCAAACTATGAGGCTTCAGGAAGCCAAGTTCAGCTAACGCTTGAAAGGGGTCTTCCTGCGATGATTGGTTCTTTTACTTCGAAACAGTTGCCAtatccatctctctcttttgatATGTTGCATTGTGCACGGTGTGGCATTGATTGGGACCAACGAG ATGGGATCCTCTTGATTGAAGTTGATAGAGTTTTGAAGCCCGGTGGATACTTTGTCTGGACATCACCAATTACAAATGCTGAGACCTTTCGTCGTAACAAAGTGAATCAGAAAAGGTGGAACCTTGTGCATGATTTTGCTGAAAATCTCTGCTGGGAGATGTTATCACAACAAGATGAAACAGTTGTATGGAAAAAGACCAGTAAAAGGAATTGTTATAGTTCGCG GAAGCCTGGTTCAGGTCCCTCTATATGCAGCAAAGGCCATGATGTTGAATCTCCATATTATCGACCACTCCAAGCCTGTATTGGGGGAACACAAAGCCGCCGATGGATTCCTATTGAAGAGAGGACAACCTGGCCTTCAAGGGCTAATCCAAACAAGAGTGAACTTGCAATATATG GATTGCACCCAGAAGAACTCTCTGAGGATGCCGAGACCTGGAAAATGGCAGTCCGTAATTATTGGTCTCTTCTATCACCATTGATATTCTCAGATCATCCAAAGAGACCCGGCGATGAGGATCCTTCACCACCCTATAACATGCTTAGAAACGTACTTGACATGAATGCTCATTTTGGTGGTTTTAATTCTGCATTATTGGAAGCTGGAAAATCCGTGTGGGTCATGAATGTGGTCCCATCAAATGGACCTAATTATTTgcccttgatccttgacaggGGATTTGTCGGTGTTCTGCATGATTG gTGTGAACCCTTTCCAACATACCCAAGAACCTATGATCTGGTGCATGCAGCAGGACTTCTTTCCCTTGAAGTTGATCATCAGCGCAGATGTACCATTCTGGATCTATTCACTGAGATTGATCGATTGCTTCGTCCAGAG GGTTGGGTGATAATCCATGACAAAGCTGCTCTTGTCGAATCAGCAAGAGCTCTGACAACAGGGCTGAAGTGGGATGCGCGTGTGGTAGAAATCGAAAGCAACAGCGATGAGAAACTACTCATATGCCAAAAGCCTTTCTTCAAGAAACAAGCAAACTAA